Within Sander vitreus isolate 19-12246 chromosome 23, sanVit1, whole genome shotgun sequence, the genomic segment AAGCTTATCACTGTCTGTAATTGTTCTTAGCGGTTGCCTGCATGACTTTAGAAATCTAGGCttcttaagcgtgatttatggttctgcggaggctccacgcagagctttcgccgtagcctacgtaagtggcctgaagtttatacttgtgcgttgttgtgtgcgtcgatctctttaagagaatagcggggccggcatgtgtgcgcgtgtggagtgtgtggtagagctagtcagagagtgacggcgattagcttcggagcgagtagcgactctagagtcatagtgggagaaacaaaatgtctcccctgttctttctgaccaaagtgggaaatctgtagcaggaaaggttaaccctctccttgatttcaggttgtttatggagaaggagaaccaggaaatgagtcggggggggggggaatgcaacgctaccaagccacggctgagTGACACgcgtcgccgcgacgtgtagttacatttttcaagaggtgcacgtcaaggctacggcgtagggtccgcgtctccacgtacctacgtacgtagccacgccGTCGATTTAACGccgaagcataaatcacgctttgaTATCTGCCTGATGTCTTTACCAAAGTTTCTGAAGCTGATTTTGTGCCCCATCATACTGTGAACACTGAATAAGCACCATGCAGTACCACTAGTGCCTCTACCACATTATTGGCTGTCATATTACACTTTTAGATGGACTGTCTCTTGTGGGAATCAAACCTCCAACACTGACAGTGTTAATGCCTTGCTATAATCTCAGTCATCCTCATTTTTGAAAGCAGTAGTCTAATTGCTTTTTACTGTGCTATTTCTCAGACATACGCTTTTACTTGATACCATTACAATATTAAGAATGTAAGCTGTACTGTATTTAAGGTATAGAAATCTAATCATATCACGGTGTATTTTATGCTAACCTCCATATCTCGCAGATAGAGACTCGAGATGTTGGACACACTGTTGCCATTATTTTGTGTATTCAGCCAGCTGCTTTTGATTTGGATTTAACTGTGCTCCCCTTAATtacttgctttgtttttttggtgaAAACTTCATATTAAGATTATGAAGTCATCAAATctgattcttttttattttttatttttactagcTAAGGTCCTGAGTTACGCCAATATAATCTTGAAAATGAAAGTCTCTTACAGTAGTAAGCAGGTAGGACACATCTTTTATCAAGAATCAGTAGCTCCTGTAATTCACacaaaaatgtgtatatttaaTGAATTGTGTTACATTAGCATGGTAAGCGCCAGGATGACCACGTTTGGTCTGTCTTTGCTGTCACCCAGGAGGTGTGACATTTCACCTGGCACGTAATGTAAAAGAAATGCCGATTTATTTGGGACGCTGCAAAGTTCTTGTTGAATGCAGCATCCAAGGCCTttaaagaagagagaggagtgaGGTAGCACAGGGTTGTATGGTACAATAGTTTGTTCAATCAACTGTCCAATCACAATATCTGCCGCCTGGTGGTGAAACTGTACTTCACTGtactgtgcaaaaaaaaaattatataaaaaattatataaaaaatatatatatatatatatatatatataaaaaattgctttatatttttacactaattttaaatgcaatttgtgttttttttctttttatatcacTTCATTACAAGTTTAGATCCTAGTGTGGGCAGAATCAACCCTacgcttttattttgtaatgtattcAGTTGTTCTGAAGGTTTCCTGCAGCGTGATGGGGTTACGGCCGTGAGCTTTGACGCAGGGTCCACACTCCTTTTGTAAATACATATAGATTTGTAATATAAAGCCTGTTTTCCAAATGAGCTGTTATATTCCTAAATTATGTACAATAAAACCACTATTGtatgcattattttttatttacataaaacaCCACAAGTCAGTCACACTTGAGATTTAGCCTAGTGAGGCACTGTCCCAGAATTAAAACGCTAAGCATCAGCAATCACTAAAGATCGGCATTTATTTGTAAATCACACTGGTGTCATTTAATTGATCAAGACTTCAACCCAAACTCTACGCAGATGTAGAACACCACCCCGTTTTCTGCACACAGAATGCTACGGCTGCTAACGGATGGAAAGGAGGTGATACTTTCACTAAAAACAATCGCAGAAAGTTCATTGTGAACAGTGTTGGAACGAGACATAAGAcccagtgtgtgcatgtactgtgTCTGTGTAAGCGTTGCACTGATCACAACTATTCCAAGTGACATTAGTAAAGTTCCACAGGGACATTACGTGTAATTTCCAGGTCAAAATCTAGTCTTgcgttgccagacctatctccacagcgctggagAAACGTCTCGCTGCAACGAGTTAACATTCTGCGATAGGGGACAAAGCGCTCTGGATggcttgtatttctttaaaccaatcacaatcatcgtgggcggtgctaagccccgAATGCAGCGACGGTGCCCTTACAAAACAGATGgcggaagaggaggagaaaaacagCTGAAATAGGCAGCCAATGGCAGGCTTTATCCCAACGGTCTACATCCGGTGAGTCCGACTAGGTGAAATCTAACTGAGAAAACTGGAATCACTGTCggtggatctctctctctctctcacacacagctgGGTTGATTAAAATGAGCTGACGTCACAGATTTCTGAGGAGGGAAGCTCAAATAAGCTCAAACAGGTCGCTCGTGCTGCCGCTTGGAGCTGCTAATGTGTGTAGCTTTTATttctgtacaaataaataatgacaaaGGTGAAGTTCAGGTCCATAATAAAGTCCTGCCCCTCTGGCCATGGTCTGAATAAGGCTGAAAGTCAGTGTGCTGTCCAGTGGTTAGGAAGGTTGCTGGGGGCCTTCAGCAGGTGTGAATCCTTCTGTCTGCATCTTCTCTTTGTATTTCAGGAAGTCTCTCCTCTTGGTGAAATATTTCACCTGCCAGGGAAAATGGGAAAGATGAGCAACGATCCTGCAGTATTTCACTCAGGCTACACACAGCTTTCACCTGAGTGAAGTGTGCTCGCTTGAATGGTAAAAGTTGAGGGCTattctaatttaaaaaaataatacctTTCAAGAAGAATGATATGGCAATTTGGAAATACTGTTCATCGTTTACACATCACGGTGTAAATTATATACAGAACTCAGGCatcaaaaagataaaaaaagaggGGATAGTTTACCCACTGAGCAGGGCAGTTTGCCTCAAACTCGCTCTGGAACTTGTGGCAGGAGGCAGCTTTGTCACCATTGTCATCCAGACATTTCCATAGCTGGTCCCTGGCGTCCCAGCAGGCCTTCCTTTCTGCAGAGTTTGGAGCCGTCATCGCTGCCTGATCCTGGGAAAGATTAAAGGAAAAAGTAAAGGCTGGGTAAGTTAACAGGAATTAATGGAGCTCCTGCTATGTGAATGCTGAACAgctaaacagaaagaaaaaaaaaagacccattATGAACAATGATGTAGTCTACACTAAAAACGCATCAACCTATGCTTTGACATATCACACCATAGTCCCTTCATTACTGTATACTTCTGCTACTTTATCCTAGGAGTTTACTGTTTATCCTCACACATCCTCACAAATGCACGTATGCTGTGAATTTACATCCTTCCATTAACCTCAATATCTAAATCTAATATAAGCCTACATGACACCACTGCACAGTGTTCAGTTTGATATAGGACGACACATAATACGATTATAAATCCCTTTTCAACTGTCACTCAGCAAACAAAGAGGTAACCTGACAGTAACCTTAGCTGAGCTCGCTTGTATAAACTCAACCGACCACTCACCGAATTAAACGCTAAAACCTCCAAAAATTATTTCTTTGTCCCAACCACTGCTGGTGTTAGTTTCTGTCacttcataaaaaataaaaaaaaattagagtAATGCTGTTAAAAAACTACAAACACAAGTTTTTTGTAAGGTGTTGAGGTACTGTAGTGTAAAGTGAAGGGCGCGCGTAGAGGTAGCATGAGTGGTAGTAGCTGTCAGCTAGTAGATGCACTTCCTTGTCGCGCCGTGATGACGTCTAGGCGTGATTGATCAAATGTGCCAGGGGATGGCGTAGTTCGGTAAGGAATTCCAACTCAAGTGACATGTTTGGaagtttttaacattgtttgtGAATAGAAATTGCTAAGTAAGTAAAGGTAAATTAGCCAGAATTTTTCCAGACGAGGTTTTTAAACACAACGTGGCGTTTTATGTGACGCGTGTGGCGTCAACAGGCTGCCATGATAAATCCTACTGAAAGGAAGCAACAGGTGAGAGCGAGTGATTAATTAGCTAATGTAGCATCCTTATTTAGCTTAATGgttttagttgttgttgttgttgttgttgttgttgtgtctcgtgtgctaacgttacattttcaacattacaACACTATAAAGCGTTTTATCACTGTAACATAGCAACTGAGCAATGTTACAGTGATATTGTCTTCAGTAGTAAGATGACTtccaaaatgtccaaacatcaaGAGTCACAGTTTAAACCCTAGACCTATGTGGCAAACAATCACTACAATCATATCTAGAACACAcgttattagtttttttttattattattattagttgcACAGCTTGAAGTAGAGTGGAAACAGGCCATTCACTAAAGTCCTAGTTTGAAGTAATTACAAATGAGTAAAATAGTCAgtagtcaagtcaactttatttataaagcacatttaaaacaaaataagttgacacaaagtgctttacaaccaAGGCAGCCTCAATGGACAACATGGCATAGATAAAACttaacaaacaatacaaaatgtaatagaAAACCACTGACATGGAGACACCAAAGTCAATTAGAGAACAAGGAGGTTAGGAGAGGGAATCAAATCAACTATTGATGGAAAAAGAAGTACAAGGTAATAAAAGATAAGTCAAGTTGGCAGTATTTACTTAATGACTGGATCTGCTGGATTTTCATGCCAGcatctagggctgggcgattggtagaaaatcaaatatcacaacatttttgaccaaatacctcgataccgcaacaatattgcagggttgacaattggtgctttcacaaaatatttacacaatgagattttttttataaataatcatcagtaatgtggatataatgactaagtgggtaaaggcaaataatagaacagctagaacagtctggtaaattcagaaatgacatcactttactgtaatgcagcctttaaaaccaggaaaagacaacacttgtcatattacgatatccaaaatctaagacgatatctagtctcatatcacgacatcgatatattgcccagccctaccagCATCATAGAGTGGATGTCATATTGTCGAAATGAGAGAAACGAGTCACATGTGAAAAAATAGGATAGAATAAACTGTTgggaatgaatgaatacatggttaacttttagtttttgttaatTCAAATGTTATTCGTTCCTATTTGAAAATCATTTCCACTTTTTATCCCCCAAGTATTTGCAGTAGCGTTAGCCTAAAAGTTAGATTTGTTTGTGTCACTGTGCATTCATGTTCCATTCCTATCAAGCAGGAGACATGTTTGTTTCTTCCCTGGGAGCCTCTTTTCCTCCACAGCACAAGTGTTTGTTACTGAGCTACGTGGATGTAcaataatgtttgtgtgtgtgtgtgtgtgtatagcctGGTAGTGAGTGAAGGCAGAatgaaaatgtgtgttgttgattaactccctctctccttttctccctccctcagcCATAGTGACGGCGAATAGCCCCATTGGTTGCCATGGCTCCCAGCAGCAATCCATCTCAGTTTGTGCGGACTTAAGGgaatcaccaaaaaaaaaaaagtactctgATGCACCCTCTTCTTTggaaagtaagtgtgtgtgtgtgtgtgtgtgtgtgtgtgtgtgtgtgtgtgtgtgtgtgtgtgtgacttaagTGTGCCTTTGTAGCTGCTACAAAGACAGAACTTCATTCCTGATTCGTGTCACACACCGTTTACTGACCTCACTTCAACTTTGTTTCCTCAACTGTCAaggagtgtttttgttttagtctGGAGATTTAAGACCAAAGTTCAacatgttttgaaaaatgtgatccatgagcacacacacaagtccTTCAAAGGAGCCGGAGCATGTCGAAAGTAGAAGTTGCCGTAACTTCTACTGTGTCAAAGACCCggtggaaaagaaaaaagttcaaATGTAGAAGTGGCTGAAATTGTCAGTTGCAGTAGTGGTTGAATGTCAACAGTTGGTCGACCATATCATTTCTGTCAATGGGCATTGAAGACACATTTTGAGCTTTAGATAGAAAATGCAACCTAAAAGAACACCCACAGCCCAGCTTTGCTGTACTATATCTTTGATATAGATAGAGACGAAGTAGATAAACCCAGACATCGAGGATTATGTCATCATATTATTGTATGGGGCAGTTTGATGCTTGTGAGCAGAATTATAGGATGCCATTTAACACACTATTTAAGGGGGGGTCAACATAGACATCACCCTTCATCCTGGCCTTCATCTAGCTTTATCATGAACTGAAATCCCGGTTTATACATATGGACTGCACTATATCTTCCTTCCTTTACAGAAACAGTTTCGAACACCCACATATGCACCTTTTATGTTTACAGTCTTGTTTTCCTCTGCTGTAATATTAAATGTAGCACTGTTGGGCCCACAGAAACAGATTTTCAGAGGCTTAATGTGCTCAAGGATCTCATGAAAATCATTTAATTGATGTTTCACAGTGACCTTGGACCCTGAAATGGCTGTTCTTTGCAGAGCCAGTAACTCCAGCTGAGGAATGTCTCTTTCCAAACCAAAATGTTCAGAGGTATTGGCACAGAAGGATTAGCTAATGACATGTTCCAAAAAACTAGCAGGATATTACGAGGgttataaaatgtttaaaagggATACATATACCTTTTTATAAATTGGATCAATCTGTTGGGTTTTACAAGCTCTCCTCGCCACATAGCTCTCACAGGTTGCTGGTTTTAGATGCTGTGTGAAGAGGCACTCATTAGACTATGACAGCTGTTGAAGTCATTTTCCCATTCAGATTGAAACTCCTTTTTTTCTGGGGGATTTTAAGCAAACTAGTGAGGTAGCTGATCCACAGTGCCATTTTGAGACTATTAAAAGCTCTTCCTCCCTCTGCAATATTGTCTACATCAGAGGTGGATTAGCAGTATTTGTGGAGAGGACTAGAAATGTGAATAGGGCAATTAGATTACATCAGTATCGTGTATTATCCATTCACAGTAATTGTGACTGTTACCAATGGAAAAACAGATGTCGGTGacaaaaaatcttttaatttttaaatgagcAGCTCCAGTGTGAGTACCTGTCTCATTATAGAGAACTAACCATCACAGCCTGCAGCCACAGCTTTCCTCAATACCTGCCATTTCTcagaattattaaaaacaacattaatgGCTCAGTTGGCCTCTTCAGTAACAAGAATAATTTGTTCATCTCaattcacacaacacaaaagCAACCTGGCAGGCCAATGTCACTTACTTAATGGACAAAAGAGGGTCTGCAGTGCTCACGAGCCTGCTGTCATCCGTCAGTCTGTGTCAGTTCAGCCAGGATGTCAAAAGAACGATGACAGAGAACTTGACACATGTCAGTTAGGTATAAAGCCAGGTATACAGTAGTTGCAAGGGGTTGTCAGGCATAGCCTGGATCTGTAGATGGCAAGGTATACTATATTATTACACAAAAGACATGTTTGCACAAATTATGGACTCTTCCATGTGCGCATGGCTTCTAGGCCAAACTAGTTGAATTTTAGATTGCCTTTTATCCCTTTCTTACTGTATATTAAGAATGGAACACCTTTACAGTTTGGCTCAGCTGAATTTACCTCACTTTAACTGGAGTCCTTATTGTCCCTAATGGCTGCTGCAGGTTTTGGTTTCCAGTTGTTAAGGCTGCTTTCTGACCATCATACCCCTCTCCGCTGGTATGAGGTGTAaatgcacaaacaaaacaacattttctatTCAATAGTAGTCGCAGCAGGGATAGATGCTAATATCTTTGAGCACTGGCTCCTTGGGCAAATGTAAATGAATATGAAAAcagtacagtaaaggcaatttGACGCAACTTAACACAGCCTTCCTTAACTGTGACACTTCTATAATAGAAAAGCAATTTAAGAGAATTTATTGAAATTCAAAAACTTTGTATTCTCTccctggggcctgtttcacaaaaccaagataagggattaagctgggatttccccgttatcctggatgaatttagccttgactcggtttcacgaaagcggaggcacataaatcaccatggagatttattctgtgcagctaattatcctgctcccgaccaggctaacagccaggatttattaatcctggagccttttgtgatcacccagcagtggttttaccctattgttatcagcctggattaaaatacaacaggtgcatattgctgttcatttaagtactgttattagcctatttaaagttgtgaccattatttttttttataattattcatgtgacagtcattgttactgttatattgctgtatgaagactgctgttcttattgttagaagtttgatgaatatattatgacagttgttgagataagtagaaaaggctgataacatttcaaatgtgttttaaatgaagtctgttactaagggcaatacataaaatgctgtacatgtgtgtttctatagtggaccaatgcaccttgaattattttagttgattcatttttttttttaattctttaacaataaggatcatgtttgttcctcctccatgtgcattgtatttggcattcttagcacacaatttgtgttgtccagtaaactgggactataatttgggaggactgtacaatttaaagaacatatcctaattgtgcAATCCTCctaaattatagtcttagttgactggaccagtaactatctagtgatgtaggctactgttcattcatgtaacaacagggagaggacacctcaatggtttttgaccttatattttgctggggggggaaataactgatgaatatactctgttccattcatgtctatgtccatatatacaagggagcaaggcatataatatgtagagaaggaaactcgtcctctataaaaaataaaggaaacGCGAGAAAAAGCATGGCACATAATAGGCTagcggacagactgaatgatagtctaaaaatatacatttatgaactactgctcttaactgaaaccattcaatgagtcacttgtcatttgcaaaaacgaacagttgtacactttgcattaaaagtgagcagtggaagttaatttgacttaggaaatttatattttagcccatgagagagagggaggaacagagtgaaagagatatttacacatcatattctagcgttgtagaaaatggatcttcatggtaaatttcctgagtaacatcttctgcttacttttaaggcaaagagtacaactgttaatttgtgcaaatgattattagcctaatccttgaatggaatgattatgacggtttcagttcagagcagtggtcagttaatgtatatttttaggctgcttacgcggtcggtccgtgatcgtctgTTACGCTTTCTCTCGCCGTTTCGTTACAGCggctgtttcttttatttttatacaaataaagtgtttcacgtcatcatacttccacaagaagctgctgctcactctgtataaagtatgtacaatgcgtattctccattttggcatcagcaaatctgtgatcgacctcgcggtcttttgaggaaagccgtggacgcgcatctatctgaattacttcagcctggctcaacctagtcgcgcctcctcagcctggctgggccttcgtgaaacgcaccaagccaggatgctcagattagactaggtcaagcctcgctttatcagttatcctggatttatatattctgcttttgtgcaacaggcccctgcaGTCTCATTCTGTGGCCTCAGAGTAACATGGCCATCGGGCCATGGTTAATGTCgaacccgtgtgtgtgtgtgtgtgtgtgtgtgtgtgtgtgtgtgtgtgactgacgtTAACCAGTGGGTTATGAGATTTGTAGTAAATGAGCTAAAACAGACAAAACCACTGGTATGTTCCATGAAGCATCTTTGTGAAAACACTGGTTGATCCACATAAGTCCAGCTCTCTCTTTCCACCCTCATTATGGGTCTCTTATATTACTTTATTTTGCAGCGACTCATACAAACTGTTATGTAAACACTTTCACCAGATTTATTGGAATAAGGTTAATGAGACGATAATGTGAATTAGTATTCAGAACATGATCTCAACGTCTAGATTTCCGCTATTCTTTCCATTTACCTCCATGTGCTAGACACAGTTGTTGCATTTCCACGTTTAAACGTATGCAAATAAGTGCAAGATGCAAtagagagagaataaaaaaaattgaagaaaaaaaagtgacaatgaaAAATTGCACTGGCATGAGGCTTTAATTTATGTGAGTCCAATAATTAGAGAAATGGTGGTCCATATGTGGATAATGCAGAACATCTTAATAGCAGTGAGTAGAGTGTGTTAGATGAGTCATATTACTTTAAGATCTGTGGTGGAACCTTTAGTATGCCAGGAAGGTAAATGTcagacacagtcagacagacatcGTCTGTAAAAAGGCCAAAACAACACTAAAAGACCCACTCTCTTGctcttttaacacacacacacacgcgcacatgcaggcaggcagatGGCTTTTACTGTTTACTGAAGCTGCCTGATGCCGATGATAAATGACAACGATGACATTACTCTCCGTGTCTTGAGTCTTCctctgacttctttttttttttttttcttcttcttgcctAGGGATTTAATGGATCTACAACAATAAAGGGTTATCGATTACTAAATCGAGCAGATTCTCCCTAATGGAACATTTTCTTTCATAGGTCAACCTGCATGTTAATTAATAGAAACGCAGACACAATCAAGGAAGTGCTTACAGTGGAGCCTTGGctacagcttttttttaatgctaataTGTGTGTCAACTGACAGAAGCCCCCACCACTTTCACATACAGTGTATTGAGTTTAACATTGGTTTGCACAGACCAGTGTTCTCAGCGTTTACACACGCACAAATGCACATAGGCATTAATTAACTACACTAATATCCTAAACACCATACGTGTGCAGGACTAAcgagccacacacacagagctatgTTGCTCCATagcaagcaacacacacacacacacacacacacacacacacacacacacacacacacacacagtgtgaccCCATCGACCAGTATTTGTCAGCCCAGTGATGTGCAGGATACTGACCTCCAGTCGCCACTGCTGGAAATCAATATCACTGTCGACTCGGATGCGGCATCCACTGTCATGGCAACAGGGGCTCAggcacacacacgtgcgcatAATCGAAACATTAGTTGGATATAGCAACGAAGAGAGGAACGTTTTAATGAGAAATTGTTGTCACTTCTTTACTTTAACAACTATTGTCATGTCTACTGATGACTTTAATGGAACTTTTAGAGAGAGACATTTTTTGACAGCAAACACAATcttaatttttaaatttttttttttattgtgtttatattgttgtgtagccttttctgttttttttgcccTGTTAGCAGCATGGTCTGAAGATGGTCAAGTTGGtcgattgccatgaaatgtagTGTTCATGGTCCCATGACCAGAGGAGTACATTTACCTACAACATAGGACTGGTACGAATACTGGTTTAGTGAAGATAGAATTGTAGCACTTTCTTTAAGCCTTCAGCTACAGTTTTGGACTCATTGTGACCCTTTGCTTTGTCAAACTCAAATCAGAAATGCCTGGttgagtgtatatatattatagagaCCACTAGATAAGTTGCCGCCCTTAGAGCAACAAGTGTCATGCCAGAAATGGTGGACTGAAGCTAAGATGTGCATCTTATCTCAGAGCTTCATGAAAATCTGTTCagatttctgtctgtctcagatTCTGGCGTGGTACAAAGAGTGGACGACCTGAATTAACCCCTGTTTAGTTCTTGACCTTGCTCCACTCACCGTATGAACGCACGGACAGAGAGCGACAACACATAATCCATAATCCATAGCTGCTTGTGCGCAGTGGAAACCGAATCAGCTTTTCGGAGCAGCAGGATCTGAAAAAGCTCAGGATATTTTTGCAGGAGGCGGCAGCACGCTGTGATCATGCAGCACACAGCTTGTGTCTTTACACCTGTCAGGGCCGACgggaactctgtgtgtgtgtgttttgttgcaaTGATGTCGCTTTAGTTTTCCTTCTTTTTACTCTCACGTTGTATCATTCGGCTTAAGCTCAAAAGCagctgtgtgtgaaagtgtgttgtgtgtctctgtgtgtgtttgttatatAAGCCTCTAAAAGAGAGCTTTTCCCCCCAGtagcattattattttttgctctattctctctttttgtctgtaaTTACGCAGACTGATGCTACAATCAAtatgttattacacacacacacacacacacacacacacacacacacacacacacacacacacagaggcttaTATCCCGGAAGCACAGAGGCAGAAAGGATATTGTTACAAGCATCTGAAAAAATGTTGGTCCAACAAGTGAGACAAGGCTCCCGCCTGAATTAAAGGGGATTATCTCTGTTAATTTATGctaatgaatgcacacagagtAACAAGAGCAgcatgttattgtgtgactgAAGCCTGTCTCGCGCTCGCGCTCACAAACGTACAAGCTCACACAACTGTGTGTTATTGCACCATTGAAGCCTGTTGCTTGTGGAACTACTCTCATTCACTTTTCAcaagacactcacacactcagcaCTATGCCATTGTGTACTTCATGGGAATCTCGTAGTCCAGCAACTGCCAAATCTCACCACcattgcaaatacacacacacacgcacgccgATTCCGCTGTGGGACAGTCCTGGCTTGGTTAGATGCAcattcttgttttgtttcactGCTTTATACAAAATCTTAAAAAACTTGTGAGTTTTGCTATGTGAGGAATGAGAGTCACCATGATATTCCAAGAGAGAGACTCTGTATGGTATTTAACAGACATTTTAAGTGACCTGACTATGATGTCACAGTTGTCTTACCTGTAAGGACTCCATACG encodes:
- the coa6 gene encoding cytochrome c oxidase assembly factor 6 homolog, producing the protein MTAPNSAERKACWDARDQLWKCLDDNGDKAASCHKFQSEFEANCPAQWVKYFTKRRDFLKYKEKMQTEGFTPAEGPQQPS